One genomic window of Verrucomicrobiota bacterium includes the following:
- a CDS encoding protein arginine kinase gives MNLEEFLVSPAESCRRTGPYDRIVMTSRVRLARNVNGYAFPTHAKKQDRLRVLELLQPAVEGLPQMTGALSASMDRLGALDKQILVERHLISREHAAKGAGSGLALNRDESICVMINEEDHLRMQALRPGLQIKQAWAAIDQFDSALETKVDYAFGSDWGYLTACPTNLGTGIRVSAMLHLPALVLAEQINPIIQAVNKLGLAVRGLYGEGTEALGNVFQVSNQMTLGEEEREIVERLNKVLLQLIEHEENARVTLLENRSKMVFNHIGRAYGILSNAFSVSSKETMNLLSLFRLGVDLGMFQGAERALVDELFILTQPAHLQKGYAEKLSAEERDLLRGDMLRERLKPIGRPVPPSQPQTS, from the coding sequence TTGAACTTGGAAGAGTTTCTGGTGTCGCCCGCCGAGTCCTGCCGACGAACCGGGCCCTATGACCGCATCGTGATGACCAGCCGTGTCCGGCTGGCCCGAAACGTCAATGGGTACGCGTTTCCGACGCATGCGAAGAAGCAGGACCGGCTGCGCGTGCTTGAACTGCTGCAGCCCGCCGTCGAGGGGCTCCCGCAAATGACCGGAGCGTTGTCGGCTTCCATGGACCGCCTGGGCGCGCTGGACAAGCAGATCCTGGTCGAGCGTCATCTCATCAGCCGCGAGCACGCGGCCAAGGGGGCCGGCAGCGGTTTGGCGCTGAATCGGGACGAGTCGATTTGCGTGATGATCAACGAGGAGGATCATTTGCGCATGCAGGCTTTGCGGCCGGGATTGCAGATCAAGCAGGCCTGGGCGGCCATCGACCAGTTTGACAGCGCGCTGGAGACCAAGGTGGACTACGCGTTTGGCAGCGATTGGGGCTATCTGACGGCTTGTCCCACGAATCTGGGCACCGGCATTCGCGTCAGCGCGATGCTTCATTTGCCGGCGCTGGTGCTGGCCGAGCAGATCAATCCGATCATTCAGGCGGTGAACAAGCTGGGCCTCGCCGTGCGTGGGCTTTATGGGGAAGGGACCGAGGCGCTGGGGAATGTGTTCCAAGTTTCCAACCAGATGACTTTGGGCGAGGAGGAGCGCGAGATCGTCGAGCGATTGAACAAGGTGCTGCTCCAACTCATCGAGCATGAGGAAAACGCGCGGGTGACGCTGCTCGAAAACCGGTCGAAGATGGTGTTCAACCACATTGGCCGGGCTTACGGCATCCTTTCGAACGCTTTTAGCGTTTCCTCCAAGGAAACCATGAATTTGCTCTCGCTGTTCCGCCTCGGAGTGGATTTGGGAATGTTCCAGGGGGCCGAGCGTGCTTTGGTCGACGAGCTCTTTATCTTGACCCAGCCCGCTCATTTGCAGAAGGGCTACGCTGAGAAGCTTTCGGCCGAAGAGCGGGACTTGTTGCGTGGGGATATGCTGAGGGAACGATTGAAACCCATCGGACGTCCCGTGCCTCCTTCGCAGCCTCAGACATCCTGA
- a CDS encoding excinuclease ABC subunit B has translation MFCDFCKKNEAKVHLTQIVEGVTKKVDLCEACSKEKGADDPTGFSLADLLLGLGSAQEAEVSASSDVSCAQCGYTHAEFKKNGRLGCPMCYETFQEQLPTLLKTMHKGVRHVGKVPQSRQHSRELGEKLQELTSRLDAAVAKEDFEQAVVLRDEIKRLKTALTNAPAA, from the coding sequence ATGTTTTGTGACTTCTGCAAAAAGAACGAAGCCAAGGTCCACCTGACCCAGATTGTCGAAGGGGTCACGAAAAAGGTGGATCTGTGCGAGGCTTGCTCCAAAGAAAAGGGGGCCGATGACCCCACGGGATTTTCCCTGGCTGATTTGTTGCTTGGGCTGGGGAGCGCTCAAGAGGCGGAGGTTTCGGCATCGAGCGACGTTTCCTGCGCGCAGTGCGGTTACACCCATGCCGAATTCAAGAAGAACGGGCGTCTGGGCTGCCCGATGTGTTACGAGACCTTTCAGGAACAGCTTCCCACCCTCCTCAAGACCATGCACAAGGGAGTTCGCCATGTTGGCAAAGTGCCCCAATCCCGCCAGCACAGCCGGGAGCTTGGCGAGAAGCTGCAGGAACTGACCTCCCGCCTCGACGCGGCGGTGGCCAAAGAAGACTTTGAGCAGGCGGTGGTCTTGCGAGACGAAATCAAGCGGCTGAAGACCGCTCTCACGAACGCGCCCGCGGCTTAG
- the ilvE gene encoding branched-chain-amino-acid transaminase: MKIFIDGKLYRERDAKISVFDHGLLYGDGIFEGIRAYGGRVFKLKEHIDRLFYSAKAILLEIPMTHREIMDAVVATCRANNLREGYIRLVVTRGVGTLGLNPNRCKNPSVIIIAGKIQLYPPSLYEKGMDIITVATTRNLHNAVNPAIKSLNYLNNILAKIEANIGGVEEAIMLNSDGYVAECTGDNLFLVKSGRMFTPPLSAGALYGITRGVVIELAREKGIAVEEPNLTRYDVFNADECFLTGTGAELIPVVKVDGRVIGDGKPGPVTRDLVQRYHGLTLASGEPIFPERSKRRVS; the protein is encoded by the coding sequence ATGAAAATTTTTATCGACGGCAAACTTTACCGCGAGCGGGACGCCAAAATTTCCGTGTTTGACCATGGGTTGCTCTATGGGGATGGCATCTTCGAGGGGATTCGGGCTTACGGGGGGCGTGTCTTCAAACTCAAGGAGCACATCGACCGGCTGTTTTATTCAGCGAAGGCGATCTTGCTGGAGATTCCCATGACGCACCGGGAGATCATGGATGCGGTGGTGGCGACGTGCCGCGCGAACAACCTGCGGGAGGGCTACATCCGGCTGGTGGTGACGCGCGGGGTGGGGACGCTGGGGCTCAATCCGAACCGCTGCAAGAACCCCTCGGTGATCATTATCGCGGGGAAGATTCAACTTTATCCGCCTTCTTTGTATGAGAAGGGCATGGACATCATCACGGTGGCCACGACCCGGAATTTGCACAATGCGGTTAATCCGGCCATCAAGTCGCTCAACTATTTGAACAACATTCTCGCCAAGATCGAGGCCAACATCGGGGGGGTGGAGGAGGCGATCATGTTGAATTCGGACGGCTATGTGGCGGAATGCACCGGGGACAATTTATTCTTGGTGAAATCGGGCCGCATGTTCACGCCCCCCTTGTCGGCTGGGGCGCTGTATGGAATCACCCGCGGGGTGGTGATCGAGTTGGCCCGGGAGAAAGGCATCGCGGTCGAGGAACCCAATTTGACGCGCTACGATGTCTTTAATGCCGACGAGTGTTTTCTCACCGGGACCGGCGCCGAGCTTATCCCGGTGGTCAAAGTCGATGGACGTGTGATCGGTGATGGGAAGCCGGGTCCGGTGACTCGCGATTTGGTTCAGCGATACCACGGCTTGACCCTGGCGTCTGGAGAGCCGATTTTTCCGGAGAGATCGAAACGGCGCGTTTCCTAA
- a CDS encoding M28 family peptidase has product MLTTSWNLSRPHPRNPNPGGLLLPALACLLASLHPNLAAQSAVARGFPNSLKPALSSIEAHQILAHTTVLASDEFEGRAPASRGEELTVAYLQNAFANMGLKPGHTDGTFIQKVPLTSTKSEIQAQLHLPSGTVELQRPQDYVGWSPRYESQVEVAKSELVFVGYGVLAPEYQWDDYKDQDVRGKTLVMLVNDPAIPDPKDPAKLDDRQFKGRAMTYYGRWTYKFEIAQTKGAAAAILIHETGPAGYPYFVVINSWSRETFDLRERTQQPIAVASWMSLERARSMLAACGEDFEALKRKAVRRDFKPVPLGAQVTFKVRNTFRQVESQNVLARLEGSDPKLKQAHVIYTSHWDHLGQDPKLSGDTIFNGAADNAVGTACLLEMAEAFTRLKTPPKRSILFLAVTAEEQGLLGSKHYASHPVYPLSRTLANINLDGANTWGRTADLAIIGFGNSTLDDLVIAGARFQNRDVRPEPTPEKGYFYRSDHFEFAKVGVPALYLDKEAVVYLDHPGDYGRQKREAYIEKDYHKVSDHVRPDWDLTGAVEDAQLLTYVGWRVAQGSEYPRWKPGTEFKARREAMLRSSTGR; this is encoded by the coding sequence ATGCTCACCACCTCATGGAACCTCAGCCGACCCCACCCGCGAAATCCCAACCCGGGCGGTCTGCTTCTACCCGCCCTGGCCTGCCTGCTCGCCTCACTCCATCCAAACCTCGCCGCTCAATCGGCTGTGGCTCGCGGATTTCCCAACTCCCTCAAACCCGCCCTGTCCTCCATCGAGGCCCACCAAATCCTGGCCCACACCACCGTTCTCGCCTCCGACGAATTCGAGGGACGCGCGCCTGCCTCCCGCGGCGAAGAGCTCACCGTCGCTTATCTCCAAAACGCTTTCGCCAACATGGGGCTCAAACCGGGCCATACGGATGGCACTTTCATCCAGAAGGTTCCCCTCACCAGCACGAAATCGGAAATCCAAGCCCAACTGCATCTTCCCTCCGGCACGGTGGAACTGCAGCGCCCCCAGGATTACGTGGGCTGGTCACCGCGATACGAATCCCAAGTCGAAGTGGCCAAGAGCGAGCTTGTCTTCGTCGGCTACGGCGTCCTGGCTCCAGAGTACCAGTGGGACGACTACAAGGATCAGGACGTTCGGGGCAAGACGCTGGTCATGCTGGTCAACGATCCGGCGATTCCTGATCCCAAAGATCCCGCGAAACTGGATGACCGCCAGTTCAAGGGCCGCGCCATGACCTACTACGGACGCTGGACCTACAAATTCGAGATCGCCCAGACCAAGGGCGCCGCGGCCGCCATCCTCATCCATGAAACCGGCCCCGCCGGTTATCCTTACTTTGTCGTGATCAACAGTTGGAGCCGCGAGACCTTCGACCTCCGCGAACGAACCCAGCAGCCGATCGCCGTGGCTTCCTGGATGAGCCTGGAACGAGCTCGCTCGATGCTGGCCGCTTGTGGAGAAGATTTTGAAGCGCTCAAGCGCAAAGCCGTCCGGCGGGATTTTAAACCCGTCCCGCTTGGAGCCCAAGTCACTTTCAAAGTACGCAACACATTCAGGCAAGTGGAGTCTCAAAATGTCCTGGCCCGCCTCGAAGGCAGCGATCCCAAATTGAAGCAGGCGCACGTCATCTACACTTCACACTGGGATCATCTGGGCCAGGATCCCAAACTGTCTGGGGACACCATTTTCAACGGAGCGGCCGACAATGCTGTCGGCACCGCTTGTTTGCTCGAAATGGCGGAAGCCTTCACGCGGTTGAAAACGCCACCGAAACGATCGATCCTTTTCCTGGCGGTCACGGCTGAAGAGCAAGGCCTGCTGGGCTCGAAACACTACGCCTCCCACCCGGTCTATCCCTTGTCGCGAACGTTGGCCAATATCAACCTTGACGGCGCCAACACCTGGGGACGCACGGCCGACCTGGCCATCATCGGATTTGGAAATTCAACCCTGGACGATCTCGTCATCGCCGGAGCCCGGTTTCAAAATCGCGATGTGCGCCCGGAACCCACGCCGGAAAAAGGTTATTTCTACCGGTCCGACCATTTTGAATTCGCCAAAGTCGGAGTGCCCGCGCTCTACCTGGACAAAGAGGCCGTTGTTTATCTGGACCACCCCGGCGACTACGGCCGCCAAAAGCGGGAGGCTTACATCGAGAAAGATTACCACAAAGTCTCCGACCATGTGAGACCCGACTGGGATTTGACCGGTGCGGTGGAGGACGCGCAGTTGCTCACCTATGTCGGCTGGCGC